One window of Pseudacidobacterium ailaaui genomic DNA carries:
- the hpnJ gene encoding hopanoid biosynthesis associated radical SAM protein HpnJ produces the protein MPLKTLFLNPPSFENFDGGASSRWPATREIESYWYPVWLAYPAGMLEGSRLLDAPPHHVSAQETIEIAKGYEFLVLFTSTPGWTGDQKLAEAIKQANPHIRIAFVGPPVTTSPDRALKECEVIDFVCRREFDYSVVEYANGKPLEEILGISYRKDGKVVHNPDRPQVENLDAMPWVTDVYARDLDVTKYNVPFLLHPYVSLYSTRGCPAQCTFCLWPQTLSGHAWRKRSTDDVAAEMAHAKELFPHVKEYFFDDDTFNIQKARTIELCSKLKPLGLTWSCTSRVTTDRETLKAMRDAGCRLLIVGYESGDPQILKNIKKGATVERARDFTRDCHDLGLTIHGDFILGLPGETKESIRNTINFAKGLDVETIQVSIAHAYPGTEFYEFAKEHGFIINNGQMVDDQGHQLAHIEYPGLPKEYVLEMVHRFYDEYYFRPKAAWRVVSKAIANRDLPRLYQEAKSFLKLRAQRNKIVKESKLQKANESKPASAEV, from the coding sequence ATGCCTTTAAAAACACTGTTTCTGAACCCGCCTTCCTTCGAGAATTTTGATGGTGGCGCCAGCTCGCGCTGGCCCGCAACGCGAGAGATTGAATCCTATTGGTATCCGGTATGGCTGGCTTATCCGGCCGGGATGCTGGAAGGCTCGCGGCTGCTGGATGCGCCTCCACACCACGTCTCGGCGCAGGAGACGATTGAGATAGCCAAGGGCTACGAATTTCTGGTGTTGTTTACCAGCACTCCGGGGTGGACGGGCGACCAGAAGCTGGCAGAGGCAATTAAGCAGGCCAATCCGCACATCCGAATCGCCTTTGTCGGGCCTCCGGTCACCACATCACCGGACCGGGCGCTGAAGGAGTGCGAGGTCATTGATTTTGTGTGCCGGCGCGAGTTCGATTATTCCGTGGTGGAGTACGCCAACGGGAAGCCGCTGGAGGAGATCCTAGGCATCAGCTACCGCAAGGACGGGAAGGTGGTGCACAATCCCGATCGTCCGCAGGTGGAAAATCTGGACGCCATGCCGTGGGTGACCGATGTCTATGCTCGCGACCTGGATGTGACGAAATACAATGTGCCGTTTCTGCTGCATCCTTATGTCTCGCTGTATTCAACCCGCGGATGCCCGGCGCAGTGCACCTTCTGCCTGTGGCCGCAGACCCTTTCCGGGCACGCATGGCGGAAGCGTTCCACGGACGATGTGGCCGCAGAGATGGCGCATGCCAAGGAGCTCTTTCCTCATGTGAAGGAGTACTTCTTTGATGACGATACCTTCAATATCCAGAAGGCGCGGACCATCGAACTGTGCTCAAAGCTGAAACCTCTGGGGCTGACGTGGTCCTGCACATCGCGTGTGACCACTGACCGGGAGACGCTGAAGGCGATGCGCGATGCCGGTTGCCGCCTGCTGATTGTCGGCTATGAGTCCGGAGATCCGCAGATCCTTAAGAACATTAAGAAGGGTGCAACGGTGGAGCGCGCCCGGGACTTCACGCGCGACTGTCATGATTTGGGACTGACCATCCACGGGGACTTCATTCTGGGGCTGCCGGGTGAGACCAAGGAATCCATTCGCAACACGATTAATTTTGCCAAGGGGCTGGATGTGGAGACCATCCAGGTTTCCATCGCCCACGCCTATCCCGGGACTGAGTTTTACGAATTTGCCAAAGAGCATGGCTTCATCATCAATAACGGACAGATGGTGGACGACCAGGGCCACCAGCTGGCCCATATCGAGTATCCCGGGCTGCCTAAGGAATATGTGCTCGAAATGGTCCATCGGTTTTATGACGAGTACTATTTCCGTCCTAAGGCTGCATGGCGCGTGGTGAGCAAGGCGATTGCCAACCGTGACCTTCCGCGACTGTATCAGGAGGCGAAGTCATTCCTGAAGCTGCGCGCGCAGCGGAACAAGATTGTGAAAGAAAGCAAATTGCAGAAGGCAAACGAGTCCAAGCCAGCCAGCGCGGAAGTTTAG
- a CDS encoding TolC family protein, whose product MLNAGIQAAEANAKSKMYVAFGDSRQTFRPQLSFGADYSLFAKFNNYDQYFRSFQYNNFNVGIQIRVPLFDASLKSRQQRSAAEAAHAAAEADQTRNQVNEQILQMQRSLAELRAQQRVAQLQAELAQEQLEALTTQLEQGSGSPGAPLLTPKDEQQARILERQRYEEMLDADFAVVRAELNLMRSIGTIEDWAKSGPQK is encoded by the coding sequence ATGCTGAATGCCGGAATCCAGGCGGCAGAAGCCAATGCAAAATCCAAAATGTACGTTGCGTTCGGCGATTCAAGGCAGACCTTCCGTCCCCAGCTTTCCTTTGGCGCGGATTACAGTTTGTTTGCCAAGTTTAATAACTACGACCAGTATTTCCGCAGCTTTCAATACAACAACTTCAATGTGGGCATTCAGATCCGGGTGCCGTTGTTTGATGCTTCCCTCAAGTCCAGGCAGCAGCGGTCCGCGGCAGAGGCCGCACATGCGGCAGCAGAAGCCGACCAGACACGCAACCAGGTGAACGAGCAGATCCTGCAGATGCAGCGGAGCCTGGCCGAACTGCGGGCCCAGCAGCGTGTGGCCCAGTTGCAGGCGGAGCTGGCCCAGGAGCAGCTTGAGGCGCTGACGACCCAACTGGAGCAGGGGAGCGGGTCCCCGGGCGCCCCGCTGCTGACGCCCAAAGACGAGCAGCAGGCCCGCATTCTAGAGCGACAGCGCTATGAGGAGATGCTGGACGCGGATTTTGCCGTGGTACGTGCGGAGCTGAACCTGATGCGCAGCATCGGAACGATCGAAGATTGGGCGAAGTCCGGACCGCAGAAATAG
- a CDS encoding TolC family protein, which produces MALCFWLLVSFRMQAQVSLYTVVDLALRNSAQVRMAQADVMRAAAGLTEAKDAYIPNLMLGSSLGYSYGFPLGEPSVFNVTSQSLLFTFSQPDYVRSARAALRAAELNLKDSRQQVILDTALDYAQLDKTQNEMAALDQEKQYADKLVSIEQDRVLAGVDGRTELTRAELTAAQITLKRIHLENEAQSLRQQLAHLTGLAPSSFITDSRSIPAARIFCRRRTWGGGQGC; this is translated from the coding sequence ATGGCGCTATGCTTCTGGCTGCTCGTCTCCTTCCGGATGCAGGCCCAGGTCTCGCTGTATACGGTGGTGGACCTGGCGCTGCGGAACAGTGCGCAGGTCCGCATGGCGCAGGCAGATGTGATGCGGGCGGCGGCCGGACTGACCGAGGCCAAAGATGCTTACATTCCGAACCTGATGCTGGGTTCCAGCCTGGGATATTCTTACGGCTTTCCTCTGGGCGAGCCTTCGGTCTTCAATGTCACCTCCCAGTCGCTGCTTTTCACCTTTTCCCAGCCGGATTACGTCCGCTCGGCGCGTGCTGCATTGCGGGCAGCGGAGCTGAACCTGAAAGACAGCCGGCAGCAGGTGATTCTGGACACAGCGCTTGATTATGCGCAACTAGACAAGACCCAGAACGAGATGGCCGCGCTGGACCAGGAGAAGCAATATGCCGATAAACTCGTGAGCATCGAACAGGATCGCGTGCTCGCCGGGGTGGATGGTCGCACGGAACTGACCAGGGCGGAACTGACGGCGGCGCAGATTACCCTCAAGCGCATTCATCTGGAGAACGAGGCACAATCTTTGCGGCAGCAACTGGCACACCTTACCGGACTGGCGCCTTCAAGCTTTATTACCGACAGCCGCAGCATTCCCGCGGCCCGGATTTTCTGCAGGCGACGGACCTGGGGCGGCGGGCAGGGATGCTGA
- a CDS encoding tetratricopeptide repeat protein → MFRFLSFSLLLCVCAMAKADVLDTVRRDLDHGHANEGLNALNLVLSSQPQNAEAYNLQCRFYLQEEQWDKAIHACQSAVGLAPENSNYHLWLGRALGEKADRVNFVAAFRMARQVRQEFETAVRLDPRNAEALSDLGEFYVDAPAMVGGGLDKAGRTAQQLEAFAPGRAHTLRARMAEEQKDFTRAEQEYKAAVAAEKDPAEAWMDLASFYRRRQRWDAMEQAVRAGAAADTRHGVALADGASVLLRAGRDLPLARQLMEQYLASPNKSEGAPAFQVRMQLSKVLMALGDPQGAQQQLAEAQGLAKDYLPAAQATNSGR, encoded by the coding sequence TTGTTTCGTTTCCTGTCTTTCAGCCTGCTGCTGTGTGTTTGCGCTATGGCCAAGGCCGATGTTCTGGACACGGTGCGTCGTGACCTGGACCATGGACATGCCAATGAGGGACTGAATGCGCTGAACCTGGTGCTTTCCAGCCAGCCGCAGAATGCCGAGGCATACAATCTGCAGTGCCGCTTTTATTTGCAGGAGGAGCAGTGGGACAAGGCCATCCACGCCTGCCAATCTGCAGTCGGGCTGGCACCGGAAAACAGCAATTATCATCTCTGGCTGGGGCGCGCCCTGGGGGAGAAGGCCGACCGTGTGAATTTTGTTGCGGCATTCAGGATGGCGCGTCAGGTGCGCCAGGAATTTGAGACGGCGGTGAGGCTGGATCCGCGCAATGCCGAAGCGCTTTCTGATCTGGGGGAATTTTACGTGGATGCGCCCGCGATGGTAGGCGGGGGATTGGACAAGGCCGGACGCACGGCGCAACAGCTTGAGGCCTTTGCTCCTGGTCGCGCCCACACCCTGCGTGCCCGGATGGCGGAAGAGCAGAAGGACTTTACTCGGGCCGAGCAGGAATACAAAGCCGCCGTTGCCGCAGAGAAAGATCCTGCAGAGGCATGGATGGACCTGGCCTCTTTTTATCGGCGCCGGCAACGGTGGGACGCAATGGAGCAGGCCGTGCGGGCCGGGGCGGCGGCAGACACAAGGCATGGAGTGGCCCTGGCGGATGGCGCTTCCGTGCTGCTGCGGGCGGGACGCGATCTGCCCCTGGCACGGCAGCTCATGGAGCAGTATCTGGCTTCGCCAAACAAATCAGAAGGGGCCCCGGCCTTTCAGGTCCGGATGCAGTTGAGCAAGGTGCTGATGGCGCTCGGTGATCCGCAGGGGGCGCAGCAGCAGCTTGCCGAAGCGCAGGGCCTGGCCAAGGACTACCTGCCGGCCGCGCAGGCCACCAACAGTGGAAGATAA
- a CDS encoding efflux RND transporter periplasmic adaptor subunit, which yields MATQRTTTVPSGRLWTGAILLLLVVFYLAHRMTRTTLPVRAATVVRSSLKSTTSTNGVVEPVDNFEATAPFPGVIKAVYVHEGDKVAQGKLLLSMDDTDAHARLAAALANLKGAQAAYDATVKGGTQEEMLSLNGQIQSAKMEQEQAQSSLAALEKLQMQGAASAAEVAAARNRLTAASNSLAVLEQKKTARYGPTDLAHARAVLTDAQAAYAAAQQVVDQANVKAPFPGTVYSIPSQATEFVEQGKTLLEMADLHKMQVLAYFDEPEVGRLKPGLPVRIQWDAKPGAEWHGHIERVPSTIIRYQETRNVGQAVIAIDDADGTLLPNTNVTVSVTISDAANVLNVPRDALHTEQGKFYVYKVVDGTLHRAQVKTGASNLTQIEVLSGLSEGDTIALGTTNGQPLSDGASVNVLR from the coding sequence ATGGCTACACAACGAACGACAACGGTGCCCAGCGGACGGCTTTGGACAGGCGCAATCCTGCTGCTTCTTGTGGTGTTTTATCTGGCCCACCGAATGACGCGCACGACACTGCCTGTGCGCGCGGCGACGGTGGTACGCAGCAGCCTGAAGAGCACGACCAGTACAAATGGTGTGGTAGAACCAGTCGACAACTTTGAAGCGACGGCACCGTTTCCGGGAGTCATCAAGGCGGTGTATGTGCATGAAGGCGACAAGGTGGCCCAAGGCAAACTGCTGCTTTCCATGGATGACACCGATGCCCACGCCCGGCTGGCAGCTGCGCTGGCCAACTTAAAAGGTGCCCAGGCCGCTTATGATGCTACGGTCAAAGGGGGCACACAGGAAGAGATGCTTTCTTTGAATGGGCAGATCCAGTCGGCAAAGATGGAGCAGGAGCAGGCGCAGAGCAGCCTGGCGGCGCTGGAGAAGCTGCAGATGCAGGGAGCAGCCTCGGCCGCGGAAGTGGCCGCGGCCAGGAACAGGCTGACGGCGGCCAGCAATTCGCTGGCGGTGCTGGAACAGAAGAAGACTGCGCGCTACGGACCTACGGACCTTGCTCACGCCAGGGCCGTTCTGACCGATGCGCAGGCGGCCTATGCGGCGGCCCAGCAGGTGGTCGACCAGGCCAATGTAAAAGCGCCTTTCCCGGGGACAGTTTATTCGATTCCTTCCCAGGCAACAGAGTTTGTGGAACAGGGAAAGACGCTGCTGGAGATGGCGGACCTGCACAAGATGCAGGTGCTGGCCTATTTCGATGAGCCTGAGGTCGGGCGGCTGAAACCAGGACTACCGGTCCGGATTCAGTGGGACGCAAAGCCGGGAGCGGAGTGGCATGGACATATTGAAAGGGTGCCTTCGACCATCATCCGCTATCAGGAGACACGCAACGTAGGCCAGGCGGTGATCGCCATTGACGATGCCGACGGGACCCTGCTGCCCAACACAAATGTAACTGTATCGGTAACAATTTCTGATGCGGCCAATGTCTTGAATGTTCCGCGCGACGCCCTGCACACGGAGCAGGGAAAGTTTTATGTCTACAAGGTTGTAGACGGCACGCTTCATCGCGCGCAGGTGAAGACGGGGGCCTCCAATCTTACACAAATCGAGGTCCTGTCCGGACTCAGCGAAGGCGACACCATTGCGTTAGGCACGACCAATGGCCAGCCGCTCAGTGATGGCGCCTCAGTGAATGTGCTGCGGTAA
- the queF gene encoding preQ(1) synthase: protein MALSERYTDEHAKAGLDFAFPEIETWKNQFPGYEIVIDDPEFTSVCPKTGLPDFGVITLRYMPRDLCLELKSYKEYLFCYRNLGIFQENVVNRVLEDVVKACHPVWAIVKGEFRPRGGISTTVEARWPRPKE, encoded by the coding sequence ATGGCTCTTTCCGAACGCTATACCGATGAGCACGCCAAAGCGGGCCTCGACTTTGCTTTCCCTGAAATTGAAACCTGGAAGAACCAGTTTCCCGGCTATGAAATCGTAATCGACGATCCTGAATTTACTTCGGTCTGTCCCAAAACCGGTCTTCCTGACTTCGGCGTCATTACGCTCCGCTACATGCCCCGGGACCTGTGCCTGGAGCTGAAGTCCTACAAGGAATATCTATTCTGCTATCGCAATCTGGGCATCTTTCAGGAAAACGTGGTCAATCGCGTCCTCGAAGACGTGGTCAAAGCCTGCCATCCGGTGTGGGCCATCGTCAAAGGCGAGTTCCGCCCCCGCGGCGGCATCTCCACCACCGTTGAGGCCCGCTGGCCACGCCCGAAAGAGTAA
- a CDS encoding spinster family MFS transporter, which yields MHTAATALFLLTCLNLFNFIDRYVLPGVQPLIQKEFSATDAQMGLLTSAFFFTYMVAAPFTGWLGDRFPRRPLIVAGALLWSAATLLTATVHSYQTLLLRHALVGIGEATFSIFAPALLSDFYPEIDRNRVLSIFYITIPVGAALGYLSGGVLGEHYGWRVPFFIAALPGGFIAAAFWFFIKEPPRGSSDELRPTFDRSSLRGLFRNPAFWTATLGMAMWTFAVGGISTFLPTFFVRFGGYSVAAAGIVTGAITAIDGLIGTILGGWIGHRWVRKNHRALYLISAWSMAIAIPACAATLFGPHSWLVPGAFAAELLLFLNNGPLNACLVNSVAASIRSSAIAINLFMIHALGDAFSPRLIGRVSDATSSLRTGMGMTLIALGLASAILFLGSRFAPTLPESGS from the coding sequence GTGCACACCGCCGCAACCGCTCTTTTCCTGTTGACCTGTCTGAACCTGTTTAATTTTATTGACCGCTATGTGTTGCCCGGGGTCCAGCCCCTTATCCAGAAAGAATTCTCCGCCACCGACGCCCAGATGGGCCTGCTCACGTCCGCCTTCTTCTTTACCTACATGGTCGCCGCCCCATTCACCGGATGGCTCGGGGACCGCTTTCCGCGCCGTCCCCTCATCGTCGCCGGAGCGCTTCTCTGGAGCGCCGCCACTCTTCTCACCGCAACCGTGCACAGCTACCAGACGCTGCTGCTGCGCCATGCCCTGGTCGGGATCGGTGAAGCGACCTTCAGCATCTTCGCCCCGGCCCTGCTCTCGGATTTCTACCCTGAGATCGACCGGAACCGGGTCCTCAGCATCTTCTACATCACCATTCCCGTTGGTGCCGCCCTGGGCTACCTTTCTGGTGGCGTGCTGGGGGAGCATTATGGATGGCGCGTTCCCTTCTTCATCGCTGCGCTCCCCGGAGGATTCATCGCCGCGGCCTTCTGGTTTTTTATCAAAGAGCCGCCCCGCGGAAGCAGCGATGAGCTCCGCCCCACCTTCGACCGCTCTTCCCTTCGCGGTCTCTTCCGCAATCCTGCCTTCTGGACCGCCACTCTGGGTATGGCCATGTGGACCTTCGCCGTCGGCGGAATCTCCACTTTCCTGCCGACCTTTTTCGTCCGCTTCGGAGGCTACTCCGTTGCCGCCGCAGGTATCGTGACCGGCGCCATTACCGCCATCGACGGGCTGATCGGCACCATTCTGGGTGGATGGATCGGCCACCGCTGGGTCCGCAAAAACCATCGCGCCCTTTATCTCATCTCGGCCTGGAGCATGGCGATTGCTATACCCGCCTGCGCCGCCACCCTTTTCGGACCGCATTCCTGGCTGGTCCCCGGGGCCTTTGCCGCTGAACTGCTGCTCTTCCTGAACAATGGCCCGCTCAATGCCTGCCTGGTCAACTCGGTGGCTGCTTCCATCCGCTCTTCAGCCATCGCCATCAACCTGTTTATGATTCACGCACTCGGAGACGCCTTCTCTCCCCGCCTGATTGGCCGCGTTTCCGATGCGACCTCTTCGCTGCGCACCGGCATGGGCATGACCCTCATCGCCCTGGGCCTTGCCTCGGCCATCTTGTTTCTGGGATCACGCTTTGCCCCCACACTACCGGAAAGCGGATCTTAA
- a CDS encoding ABC transporter permease yields MGERFRRQPLAVIGAVLLVFFVVTALAAPWITPYDPAVIDLNHRLAGPDHAHWFGTDELGRDIFSRTLYGARLSLLVATSVVACSLLLGLVAGGLAGYYGGILDTVLNTFLMNAFLAMPGILLAIAFVAFLGPGLMNLIFALSIGGWVGYARLVRAQVLAAREREYVEAARALGASDLRIFARHILPNIMQPVIVQAAIGMAGTVLAEATLSFLGLGVPPPAASWGAMLNDARSHLFDAPHLVVFPAIAVMLCVLSFNFLGDALRDYLDPRTRMSAGL; encoded by the coding sequence ATGGGAGAGAGGTTTCGGCGCCAGCCGCTGGCCGTGATTGGAGCCGTACTGCTGGTGTTTTTTGTAGTCACCGCGCTGGCCGCTCCCTGGATCACCCCCTATGATCCGGCAGTCATTGATCTGAACCATCGACTGGCGGGACCCGACCACGCACACTGGTTCGGTACCGATGAACTGGGGCGGGACATTTTTTCCCGCACGCTCTACGGGGCGAGGCTGTCCCTGCTGGTGGCAACCTCGGTGGTGGCCTGTTCGCTGCTGCTGGGACTGGTTGCCGGGGGCCTGGCCGGATACTACGGCGGCATTCTGGATACGGTGCTGAATACTTTTTTGATGAACGCATTCCTGGCAATGCCGGGGATCCTGCTGGCAATCGCCTTTGTTGCGTTTCTGGGGCCCGGTCTGATGAACCTGATTTTTGCGCTTTCCATTGGTGGCTGGGTGGGATATGCGCGTCTGGTGCGGGCGCAGGTGCTGGCGGCACGAGAGCGTGAATATGTAGAAGCAGCGCGGGCGCTGGGGGCCAGCGATCTGCGCATCTTTGCGCGGCATATTCTGCCGAATATCATGCAGCCGGTGATTGTGCAGGCAGCCATCGGAATGGCAGGAACAGTGCTGGCGGAGGCCACGCTGAGCTTTCTGGGTCTTGGAGTGCCACCGCCAGCGGCGAGCTGGGGTGCAATGCTGAACGATGCCCGGTCGCATTTGTTCGATGCGCCGCACCTGGTGGTCTTCCCTGCGATTGCGGTGATGCTGTGCGTACTCTCGTTTAATTTTCTGGGAGACGCATTGCGAGACTATCTCGACCCAAGGACGCGGATGAGCGCCGGGCTTTAA
- a CDS encoding TonB-dependent receptor, with amino-acid sequence MMKTILRLVLFAVFLYPCTSVWAQTAGAGTISGTVTDDSKAAISAATVRILNTDTGVERQVTTTDSGDFRADYLQPGHYEVIVSRDGFATLDRKNLTLMVGQVLGLDLVLPVQSVQSTVEVSAAPPVLDTEKTEASQDVSEKLVSNLPVNGRRYDNFVLLTPNVAPDGNTGLISYRGVSGLYNTNLVDGANNNQAFFSEARGRSIGAPYVYSQDSIKEFQTETSAYSAEFGQAAGGQINAITKSGTNALHGDLFYYLRYPALNALDPVGKTQGIFTQPVHQQQQFGGSVGGPFIKDKLFYFFTYDGFRKVNPILYTSTLAASTLASYATTNCPAGVSAQQCQTAVNYLLGLRGSYARNIKQDIFFPRLDWQVNQNNHLSANFNWMNFHEPNGYNTSPTASNSSVTTNGTADFHTRIAIVNWDSVLSSRTVNLVRFQWSRDLETNGTNAPGPNVSISGITSYGETNALPRPAFPDEHRWQVGDTLSTMLGKHTLKAGVDLNFIHEVLINLFQGNGNYTYSAGSPASSFANWVQDVYGLNGAKHYTSFTQVNDPITHQGKDDFWNKDLAAFAQDTWKLTPTFLLNAGIRYDVQLVPQPPRPNTSSDLANHYTSTINIDYHMIQPRFGFSWQFTPTSVLRGGYGLIYGLTSNSTYYTIRVENGVFQQQYTLTPSSPYAISAPNVLFLPPGPALAAPFAGAATPQVQNTNPPLSVLQARGLDPHFLNPYSHSFDLAIEQQLPLHSSLTISWVGNRAMRLPAFIDTNLAPASTTRTYDVTDAKGNTLSSVTVPFYTARLTPNTASILTGFSDVNSWYNSMAVSIQKPFSHGLELLINYTWAKAIDGAQVSGVNGTFNGTDVPLDPFNRKAEYARSDLDMRNRFVGSLVYAPTFSLSSRPLSLLANGWSFSGTATEQTGFPVTAFMSNYPSGGPDGGVTGGELSWFNSPTGGRAPQLPRNAFPGPGLHNIDFRVSRSVPLRESVHLEFFAEAFNLLNQQNRLGVNTTAFSWSAPTAPSAKNPNPVCNAATHANGCIYPYTATGGTPFEATTSTSSILYGPRQLQFSAKLFF; translated from the coding sequence ATGATGAAAACAATTTTGAGGCTGGTATTATTCGCCGTATTTCTCTATCCATGTACCTCCGTTTGGGCGCAGACCGCGGGGGCCGGGACCATTAGCGGCACGGTCACCGATGACAGCAAGGCCGCCATCTCTGCCGCAACCGTCCGCATTCTTAACACAGACACCGGCGTCGAGCGCCAGGTCACCACCACGGATTCCGGTGACTTCCGCGCCGATTACCTGCAGCCCGGCCACTATGAAGTCATCGTCTCCCGAGACGGCTTCGCTACACTGGACCGCAAGAATCTCACCCTCATGGTCGGCCAGGTCCTCGGGCTCGACCTTGTCCTGCCCGTGCAGTCCGTACAGTCCACCGTCGAGGTCTCCGCCGCGCCTCCTGTCCTTGATACGGAAAAGACAGAGGCCTCGCAGGACGTCAGCGAAAAACTGGTGAGCAATCTTCCCGTCAACGGCCGCCGTTATGACAACTTTGTCCTGCTCACCCCCAATGTGGCCCCGGATGGCAACACCGGCCTGATCTCCTATCGCGGCGTCTCCGGCCTCTACAACACCAATCTGGTGGATGGCGCCAACAACAACCAGGCGTTCTTTTCCGAGGCCCGCGGACGTTCGATCGGAGCGCCTTACGTCTATAGCCAGGACTCCATCAAGGAATTTCAGACCGAAACCTCGGCCTACAGCGCAGAGTTCGGACAGGCCGCCGGCGGACAGATCAATGCCATCACCAAATCCGGCACGAACGCGCTGCATGGAGACCTCTTTTACTACCTTCGCTACCCGGCTTTAAATGCCCTGGACCCCGTCGGCAAGACCCAGGGCATCTTCACTCAGCCCGTTCACCAGCAGCAGCAGTTCGGCGGCAGCGTCGGAGGCCCTTTTATCAAGGACAAGCTCTTCTACTTCTTCACCTATGATGGCTTCCGCAAAGTCAACCCCATTCTCTACACCTCCACCCTTGCCGCCAGCACCCTGGCCAGCTATGCCACCACCAACTGCCCGGCCGGAGTGTCCGCCCAGCAATGCCAGACCGCAGTCAACTACCTTCTGGGCCTCCGCGGGTCCTACGCCCGCAATATTAAGCAGGACATTTTCTTCCCACGCCTTGACTGGCAGGTCAATCAGAACAATCACCTGAGCGCCAACTTCAACTGGATGAATTTCCACGAGCCGAACGGCTACAACACCTCGCCTACGGCCAGCAACAGCTCTGTGACGACCAATGGCACAGCCGACTTCCACACACGGATTGCCATTGTGAACTGGGACAGCGTGCTTTCCAGCCGCACCGTCAATCTGGTCCGCTTCCAGTGGTCTCGCGACCTGGAAACCAACGGAACCAATGCCCCGGGGCCCAATGTCAGCATCTCAGGGATCACCAGCTACGGTGAAACCAATGCCCTTCCCCGCCCCGCTTTCCCCGATGAGCACCGCTGGCAGGTAGGCGATACGCTCTCCACCATGTTGGGCAAGCACACCCTCAAGGCCGGCGTGGACCTCAACTTTATCCACGAGGTCCTGATTAACCTCTTTCAGGGCAACGGAAACTACACCTACTCGGCCGGATCGCCCGCCAGCAGCTTCGCCAACTGGGTGCAGGACGTCTACGGCCTCAACGGAGCCAAACATTACACCAGCTTTACCCAGGTCAATGACCCCATTACCCATCAGGGCAAAGACGACTTCTGGAACAAGGACCTGGCCGCCTTTGCGCAGGACACATGGAAGCTGACGCCCACCTTCCTGCTCAATGCCGGCATCCGTTATGACGTCCAGCTTGTTCCGCAGCCGCCGCGCCCCAACACCTCCAGCGACTTGGCCAATCATTACACCAGCACCATCAACATTGACTACCACATGATTCAGCCACGCTTCGGCTTTTCCTGGCAGTTCACCCCCACTTCGGTCCTTCGCGGAGGCTATGGGCTGATCTACGGGCTTACCTCAAATAGCACCTACTACACGATTCGCGTCGAAAATGGCGTCTTCCAGCAGCAGTACACCCTCACCCCGTCCTCGCCTTATGCCATTTCCGCTCCTAACGTCCTCTTTCTTCCTCCGGGACCTGCACTGGCTGCTCCCTTCGCCGGGGCCGCAACCCCTCAGGTCCAGAACACGAACCCGCCGCTCAGCGTGCTTCAGGCCCGCGGCCTGGACCCGCATTTCCTGAATCCTTACTCGCACTCCTTCGATCTGGCCATCGAGCAGCAGCTTCCCTTGCATTCCAGCCTTACCATCTCCTGGGTCGGCAACCGCGCCATGCGCCTGCCTGCGTTTATTGATACGAACCTGGCGCCTGCCTCTACCACCCGCACCTACGATGTGACAGATGCCAAGGGCAATACTCTGAGCTCCGTAACAGTTCCCTTTTATACCGCCCGGCTCACACCCAACACTGCCAGCATTCTCACCGGCTTCAGTGACGTCAACTCGTGGTACAACTCCATGGCCGTCAGTATTCAAAAGCCCTTCAGCCACGGTCTGGAACTGCTCATCAACTACACCTGGGCCAAGGCCATTGACGGCGCGCAGGTCTCCGGCGTAAACGGCACTTTCAACGGTACCGATGTACCCCTGGACCCCTTCAACCGCAAGGCCGAGTATGCCCGCTCTGACCTGGATATGCGCAACCGTTTCGTCGGTAGCCTCGTCTACGCGCCGACCTTCTCCCTCTCTTCCCGGCCCCTTTCTCTGCTTGCCAATGGCTGGAGTTTTTCCGGAACTGCCACCGAGCAAACCGGTTTCCCGGTCACGGCCTTTATGTCCAACTATCCCAGCGGCGGTCCGGATGGCGGCGTCACCGGGGGCGAGCTGAGCTGGTTCAACTCTCCCACGGGTGGACGCGCTCCTCAGCTTCCCCGCAATGCATTTCCCGGGCCCGGGCTGCATAATATCGACTTCCGCGTCTCCCGCAGCGTTCCCCTGCGCGAGTCCGTTCATCTGGAATTCTTCGCCGAAGCCTTCAACCTGCTCAACCAGCAGAACCGCCTCGGTGTAAACACCACCGCTTTCTCCTGGTCAGCGCCGACTGCGCCTTCGGCCAAAAACCCCAACCCGGTCTGCAATGCCGCCACGCACGCCAATGGCTGCATTTACCCCTACACGGCTACCGGCGGGACCCCGTTCGAGGCAACCACCTCGACCAGCAGCATCCTTTACGGCCCGCGCCAATTGCAGTTTTCAGCCAAGCTGTTCTTCTAA